Proteins encoded within one genomic window of Corynebacterium aurimucosum:
- a CDS encoding PrsW family intramembrane metalloprotease, with translation MSKIFRVALWVFIGVCLPAALINLLGSFLVAPLPSLINLLIGLAFLALGLYLWHLSPMWAAPAKGWVTASVLWGAGTAVSLALLSALPFTSLTKGVGWEESMMSWSGAYPEEFAKALGVVFVLLSFRQLNRPWHGFIVGALVGWAFDVFENVLYASLGAVMHPTSDWIGMLQMWGLRLVAGPGLHMSLTAIAGFGIGWAIYAAHKTWWWRLGVGVGALFASFCLHFAWNYMWDETWQLVTQYIVVALILYPTVITLGIRAHRLAKTDDTYSHSPGAASLQ, from the coding sequence GTGAGCAAGATCTTCCGCGTAGCACTGTGGGTCTTCATTGGTGTCTGTCTACCCGCAGCTCTTATCAATCTGTTGGGCTCTTTTCTCGTTGCCCCGCTCCCGAGCCTGATAAACCTGCTCATCGGACTAGCCTTCCTAGCACTAGGCCTATACCTGTGGCACCTCAGTCCGATGTGGGCAGCACCGGCCAAGGGCTGGGTCACAGCCAGCGTGTTGTGGGGAGCCGGCACCGCGGTGTCTTTGGCTCTCCTCTCCGCGCTTCCGTTCACCTCCCTCACCAAAGGAGTGGGCTGGGAGGAATCCATGATGTCCTGGTCCGGCGCTTATCCGGAGGAGTTCGCCAAGGCGCTGGGCGTGGTCTTTGTGTTGCTCAGCTTCCGCCAGCTCAACCGACCTTGGCATGGGTTTATCGTCGGTGCGCTTGTGGGCTGGGCTTTCGATGTTTTTGAGAACGTCCTCTACGCCTCCCTCGGTGCTGTGATGCACCCGACCTCTGATTGGATTGGCATGCTGCAGATGTGGGGACTCCGCCTTGTGGCAGGCCCAGGCCTGCACATGTCACTGACGGCCATCGCGGGTTTCGGCATCGGCTGGGCCATTTACGCTGCCCATAAAACCTGGTGGTGGCGTCTCGGCGTAGGCGTAGGAGCGCTCTTTGCTTCCTTCTGTCTCCACTTTGCATGGAACTACATGTGGGATGAGACGTGGCAGTTGGTCACGCAGTATATTGTCGTCGCACTCATCCTCTACCCCACCGTCATCACTCTAGGGATTCGGGCCCATCGTCTGGCTAAGACGGATGATACCTACTCACACTCACCCGGCGCTGCTAGCCTGCAGTGA
- a CDS encoding M13 family metallopeptidase: protein MKDLYQFVNGPWIESHVIPDDRGVDGTFHALRDEAEELVHDIVKEDAGRPGTLYSSHMDVAGVNAAGTTPLAEDLDKLVAADPEELAHNLGVLEREGVGAPVTFWVEKDSGAEEAVAYIIQSGLGLPDEAYYREEAHAQTLADYEKHVAAMLSFLDPARLFGLGAEAAATRIVNLEKEIAAGHWDVVASRDAVKTYNPGDVAKLPSITRAILNGGGLPEHRAVAMMPSYFEHLEGLFTAGRMADWQLWATWHILLSRAPYLTEEIGKKNFEFYGTKLSGATEQRDRWKRAVGLAENMVGQEIGKVFVDKHFPPSSKSEMDELVEYLTAAYRERISQLEWMTPATRERALEKLSQFKAKIGYPDTWRDYSELEFSPKGADLVANVRAGNAWNHDYELAKIGKPADRDEWFATPQTVNAFYNPVVNDITFPAAILRPPFYNPEADAAENFGAIGAVIGHEIGHGFDDQGSQYDGQGNLNSWWTEEDRAAFEKLTAKLVDQFQGQVPKVLEGTDSAGVNGSFTLGENIGDLGGLGIAVVAYKNYCADKDLDINGQVAPFEAAGAEPELAKHEYTGLQRFFLAWARVWRTAIRPEMATQYLAIDPHSPAEFRCNIIAENIDEFYEAFDVEGGLVPEERVTIW, encoded by the coding sequence ATGAAGGATCTGTATCAGTTTGTTAATGGCCCGTGGATTGAGTCCCACGTTATCCCCGATGATCGCGGTGTCGACGGCACTTTTCACGCGCTTCGCGACGAAGCCGAGGAACTCGTTCATGACATCGTTAAGGAAGACGCAGGCCGTCCGGGGACTTTGTATTCCTCCCACATGGACGTTGCTGGGGTTAACGCCGCAGGTACCACGCCTTTAGCAGAAGACTTGGACAAGCTGGTGGCAGCAGACCCGGAGGAGCTGGCTCATAACTTGGGTGTGCTGGAGCGCGAGGGCGTCGGTGCCCCGGTTACCTTCTGGGTAGAAAAGGACTCCGGCGCCGAGGAGGCGGTGGCCTACATTATTCAGTCTGGTTTAGGTCTGCCGGATGAGGCTTATTACCGCGAGGAAGCTCATGCGCAGACGCTCGCTGACTATGAGAAGCACGTTGCGGCGATGCTGAGCTTTTTGGATCCCGCCCGCCTCTTCGGACTGGGCGCGGAGGCGGCCGCTACGCGCATCGTAAACTTGGAGAAGGAAATCGCGGCCGGCCACTGGGATGTGGTGGCCTCCCGTGATGCGGTGAAGACGTATAACCCGGGGGACGTCGCCAAGCTGCCCAGCATCACCCGCGCCATCCTGAACGGTGGGGGACTGCCGGAGCACCGCGCGGTGGCTATGATGCCGTCCTATTTTGAGCACCTGGAGGGCCTGTTTACCGCCGGCCGCATGGCGGATTGGCAGCTGTGGGCCACGTGGCACATTCTGCTGTCGCGCGCGCCGTATCTCACTGAGGAGATCGGTAAGAAGAATTTCGAATTCTACGGAACCAAGCTCTCTGGCGCTACTGAGCAGCGTGACCGCTGGAAGCGCGCCGTGGGCCTGGCGGAGAATATGGTGGGCCAGGAGATTGGCAAGGTCTTCGTGGACAAGCACTTCCCGCCGTCTTCGAAGTCCGAGATGGATGAGCTGGTGGAGTACCTTACCGCCGCATACCGCGAGAGGATTTCGCAGCTGGAGTGGATGACCCCGGCTACTCGTGAGCGTGCGCTGGAGAAGCTCTCGCAGTTCAAGGCCAAGATTGGCTATCCAGATACCTGGCGTGACTATTCTGAACTGGAGTTTTCTCCGAAGGGTGCGGACTTGGTGGCCAATGTGCGCGCGGGTAACGCGTGGAATCACGATTATGAATTGGCCAAGATTGGCAAGCCGGCGGACCGCGATGAATGGTTCGCAACCCCGCAGACGGTCAATGCTTTTTATAATCCAGTGGTCAATGACATCACCTTCCCGGCAGCGATTCTGCGCCCGCCCTTCTACAACCCTGAGGCGGACGCGGCGGAGAACTTCGGCGCTATCGGTGCGGTGATTGGTCACGAGATCGGCCACGGATTTGATGACCAGGGCTCGCAGTATGACGGCCAGGGCAACCTCAACTCCTGGTGGACGGAGGAGGACCGTGCGGCCTTCGAGAAGCTGACCGCGAAACTGGTGGACCAGTTCCAGGGCCAGGTGCCGAAGGTGTTGGAGGGCACCGATTCCGCGGGTGTCAACGGTAGCTTCACCCTGGGTGAGAACATCGGTGACCTGGGTGGACTGGGTATTGCCGTGGTGGCCTACAAGAACTACTGCGCAGACAAGGACCTGGATATCAACGGCCAGGTAGCGCCGTTCGAGGCCGCGGGCGCTGAGCCGGAATTGGCAAAGCACGAGTACACCGGTCTGCAGCGCTTCTTCCTGGCGTGGGCGCGCGTGTGGCGTACTGCTATTCGTCCGGAGATGGCCACGCAGTACTTGGCCATTGATCCGCACTCGCCGGCGGAGTTCCGTTGCAACATCATCGCGGAGAACATCGACGAATTCTACGAGGCCTTTGATGTCGAGGGTGGTCTTGTCCCAGAGGAGCGCGTCACCATCTGGTAG
- a CDS encoding alpha/beta hydrolase has translation MSEWNIGGQDRQLSPEQQLEQLSSYMEVHYPLPDFRPPWAGGGSPEADRYCALLPDRIVQASMMVLGSAVDHSLPGTAFTEGVSAQDSEVGAIFVPSEQNGRWAVSLHSGGWWRGDGKALEMQWRPEVAAAAQLSGTTIIDVDYPLAPEHTVAEMVQSVQAAVDYAREHGAERVTVWGYSSGGALAALVPADALLLTFPDFGALAKLPEEIRGDYVLDVEKLPGLYSDILVQTATQDEIAERVEIPGAQTADYVSMHRISTPAVARQRIKDSAEFL, from the coding sequence ATGAGTGAGTGGAATATCGGCGGCCAGGATCGCCAGCTAAGTCCAGAACAACAGCTCGAGCAGCTCTCCTCTTACATGGAGGTGCACTACCCGCTGCCGGATTTCCGCCCGCCGTGGGCCGGTGGAGGTTCGCCGGAGGCGGACCGCTACTGTGCGCTGCTTCCGGACCGCATCGTGCAAGCCTCCATGATGGTGCTGGGCTCCGCAGTGGATCACTCGCTGCCCGGCACCGCCTTTACGGAAGGCGTGAGCGCCCAGGACTCTGAGGTGGGAGCGATTTTTGTTCCTTCAGAGCAGAATGGCCGCTGGGCGGTATCGCTGCACTCCGGTGGATGGTGGCGCGGTGATGGCAAGGCGTTAGAGATGCAGTGGCGGCCCGAAGTGGCTGCTGCGGCACAGCTGTCCGGAACCACCATCATTGATGTCGATTATCCGTTGGCACCGGAGCACACCGTGGCGGAGATGGTTCAGTCGGTTCAGGCGGCCGTCGATTATGCCCGCGAGCATGGTGCCGAGCGCGTGACGGTGTGGGGCTATTCCTCCGGCGGCGCGCTCGCAGCGCTGGTGCCTGCCGACGCCCTCCTCCTCACCTTCCCCGACTTCGGTGCGCTGGCCAAGCTTCCGGAGGAGATCCGCGGTGACTACGTCCTCGATGTTGAGAAGCTGCCAGGGCTATATTCTGACATCTTGGTCCAAACCGCAACGCAGGATGAGATCGCTGAGCGCGTGGAGATCCCCGGTGCACAGACCGCGGACTACGTGTCCATGCACCGTATTTCGACCCCGGCCGTGGCGCGGCAGCGCATTAAAGATTCGGCCGAGTTTCTATGA
- a CDS encoding arabinosyltransferase domain-containing protein — MSDRKTSSLRAPQSLRLTAIIAGFIGFLCFVATPLLPVNQTQSSFDWPQQGSLQSINAPLISVAPEEIDAEIPLGAVDKLRDGQDLLYGTVPPESKKASNRGMFVRAGEDGLSVTSLDEVIFSLTAEQVAKLPEDSTLRIQSTGDGTTVSLGKHKKTSEEDLRPQVTGIYTEIDDTPENLTALGDDLRIHVEINSRFTSSPTPLKLIAMWLGLAMVVISLVCLWRIDRLDGKRLGFMPETWKQVRPLDGVVAAVLGWWYIFGANTSDDGFILTMGRVSDHATYMANYYRWYGVPEAPFGAPYYDIVAWLAQFSSASIIVRLPALISALIIWFILSREMLPRFGARVNERRLAHWTAAFMFLAFWLPYNNGIRPEPIVALGVMLTWASFERAISTQRLLPAAVGTIIATITLAAGPTGLTAVGIFLVCLPPLFRIMGKRAPQIGWTALIAPFLACGTAVMVAAFGDQTLASVLESTRVRSAVGPSLPWYSEFVRYSTLFEPSVDGSLTRRFAMFTMLFCLALIIYAFIKNHRVVGAEADPTKRLLAIMALSAFFLMFTPTKWTHHFGIYAGVAGVIAALGSVVLSQIAMRSPRARTFSIAAVIFLLAISLGGWNAWWYVSSFGIPWWDRTVQFKAIEANTVVLAIGMVVLAIGLYQSLVHSYRKNKAEADGTLEKFEAANAAKVSRWAGVMSAPIAAACIIIVAFSCASFAKGYVAQADSYSVGKGNLASLRGDVCSLADATMVETNTNDSFLTPVAGDLKDSLVDKKEDNFGFGPNMIKEDIEPENLNSASVGAIANTTGEDSATSNEQKDLTESEEKATEVTDSSAGGVRGTLGVNGSEMHLPFNLDYRKVPVMGSYDESQRSTATITTQWYNLPEPGENTPVLSVAAAGKIYHHDVNGVEQEGTELTLEYGTLKDGKVTNKGEAELSDVGATPKWRNLRIALDELPEEANVVRLVAVDDSTDEDDWMAFTPPRVPELATINSQFDSSTPALLDWSVALQFPCQRTFDHYAGVTEIPQFRILPDAAAQTSLTDFQSFSGGGALATAEAVNYSYEIPSYLNNDWARDWGSIEKYELRTNSRGEAPLEADIDQEIIQRSGLWKNSEMKIRPEGS, encoded by the coding sequence GTGTCAGATCGGAAAACCTCTTCATTACGTGCACCGCAGTCCCTGCGACTCACCGCCATCATCGCTGGATTCATTGGTTTCCTGTGCTTCGTGGCGACGCCGCTGCTGCCGGTGAACCAAACCCAATCCTCCTTCGATTGGCCCCAGCAGGGCTCCCTGCAGTCCATCAACGCCCCGCTCATCTCGGTGGCGCCGGAAGAAATTGATGCAGAGATCCCCCTGGGAGCCGTCGACAAGCTGCGCGATGGCCAGGACCTGCTCTACGGCACCGTGCCCCCGGAGTCCAAGAAGGCCTCCAACCGCGGCATGTTTGTTCGCGCCGGCGAGGATGGCCTTTCGGTAACCAGCCTCGATGAGGTCATTTTCTCGCTCACAGCCGAGCAGGTAGCGAAGCTGCCTGAGGACTCCACGCTCCGCATCCAATCCACCGGTGACGGCACCACCGTCTCCTTGGGCAAGCACAAGAAGACCTCCGAGGAGGATCTCCGCCCTCAGGTCACCGGCATCTACACCGAGATCGACGACACCCCGGAAAACCTCACAGCGCTTGGTGACGACCTCCGCATCCATGTGGAGATCAACTCCCGCTTTACCTCCTCCCCGACACCGCTCAAGCTCATCGCCATGTGGCTGGGCCTGGCCATGGTAGTCATCAGCCTGGTCTGCTTGTGGCGAATCGACCGCCTCGATGGCAAACGCCTCGGATTCATGCCCGAAACCTGGAAGCAGGTCCGCCCGCTCGATGGCGTCGTGGCAGCTGTTCTCGGCTGGTGGTACATCTTCGGTGCTAATACCTCTGATGACGGCTTCATCCTCACCATGGGGCGCGTTTCCGATCACGCGACCTATATGGCGAACTACTACCGCTGGTACGGCGTCCCCGAGGCCCCGTTCGGCGCGCCCTATTACGACATCGTGGCATGGCTGGCGCAGTTCTCTAGCGCCTCCATCATCGTGCGCCTGCCTGCGCTTATCTCAGCGCTCATCATCTGGTTTATCTTGTCGCGCGAGATGCTTCCGCGCTTCGGCGCTCGCGTCAACGAGCGCCGCCTGGCGCACTGGACCGCCGCGTTCATGTTCCTGGCTTTCTGGCTGCCCTATAACAACGGCATCCGCCCCGAGCCCATCGTGGCCCTCGGCGTCATGCTGACGTGGGCCTCTTTTGAGCGCGCCATCTCCACCCAGCGCCTCCTCCCGGCGGCGGTGGGCACCATCATCGCCACCATCACCCTGGCCGCAGGCCCCACCGGCCTCACCGCGGTGGGCATCTTCCTGGTCTGCTTGCCCCCGTTGTTCCGCATCATGGGCAAGCGCGCTCCCCAGATCGGCTGGACAGCGCTCATCGCCCCGTTCCTTGCTTGCGGCACTGCCGTCATGGTCGCCGCCTTCGGGGACCAAACACTAGCGTCAGTCCTCGAATCCACTCGCGTGCGTTCCGCGGTCGGCCCGTCCCTGCCGTGGTACTCCGAGTTCGTGCGCTACTCCACGCTCTTCGAGCCCTCCGTGGACGGCTCCCTGACGCGCCGTTTCGCCATGTTCACCATGCTCTTCTGCTTGGCGCTCATTATCTATGCCTTCATCAAGAACCACCGCGTCGTCGGTGCGGAGGCAGATCCCACCAAGCGCCTGCTAGCCATCATGGCGCTCTCGGCCTTCTTCCTCATGTTCACGCCGACGAAGTGGACGCACCACTTCGGCATCTACGCCGGCGTCGCCGGTGTCATCGCCGCGCTCGGCTCCGTGGTCCTTTCCCAGATCGCCATGCGCTCACCGCGCGCCCGGACCTTCTCCATCGCCGCGGTGATCTTCCTCCTGGCCATCTCCCTGGGCGGCTGGAACGCTTGGTGGTACGTGTCCTCCTTCGGGATCCCGTGGTGGGACCGCACCGTACAGTTCAAGGCCATCGAGGCCAACACCGTGGTGCTGGCCATCGGCATGGTGGTTCTGGCGATTGGTCTCTACCAGTCCCTGGTTCACAGCTATCGCAAGAACAAGGCCGAAGCCGACGGCACCCTCGAGAAATTCGAGGCCGCCAACGCCGCCAAGGTCTCCCGCTGGGCGGGTGTTATGTCCGCGCCGATTGCGGCGGCCTGCATTATCATCGTGGCCTTCTCGTGTGCCTCCTTTGCCAAGGGCTACGTGGCCCAGGCGGATTCCTACTCCGTGGGCAAGGGCAATCTGGCTTCCTTGCGCGGCGATGTCTGCTCGCTGGCGGATGCCACCATGGTGGAAACCAATACCAACGATTCCTTCCTCACTCCGGTCGCCGGCGACCTCAAGGATTCACTCGTTGACAAGAAGGAGGACAACTTCGGTTTCGGCCCCAACATGATCAAGGAAGATATTGAGCCGGAGAACCTCAACTCGGCGTCAGTAGGCGCCATTGCCAACACCACCGGTGAGGACTCGGCGACGTCCAATGAACAGAAGGATCTCACCGAATCCGAGGAAAAGGCAACCGAGGTCACCGACTCCTCCGCCGGCGGCGTGCGCGGAACCCTGGGTGTCAACGGCTCCGAGATGCACCTGCCGTTCAACTTGGATTACCGGAAGGTCCCGGTCATGGGCTCCTACGATGAATCGCAGCGCTCGACCGCCACCATCACCACCCAGTGGTACAACTTGCCGGAACCTGGCGAAAACACCCCCGTCCTCTCGGTCGCTGCCGCCGGCAAGATTTACCACCACGACGTCAACGGAGTGGAGCAGGAGGGCACCGAGCTCACCTTGGAGTACGGAACACTCAAGGATGGCAAGGTCACCAACAAGGGTGAGGCCGAGCTTTCCGACGTCGGCGCGACCCCCAAATGGCGCAACCTCCGCATTGCTCTAGACGAGCTCCCAGAGGAGGCCAACGTTGTGCGCCTCGTCGCGGTCGATGATTCCACCGATGAAGACGATTGGATGGCGTTTACCCCGCCGCGCGTCCCGGAGCTTGCCACCATCAACTCCCAGTTCGATTCCTCTACCCCGGCACTCCTCGACTGGTCCGTCGCCCTGCAGTTCCCCTGCCAGCGCACCTTCGACCACTACGCCGGCGTGACCGAGATCCCGCAGTTCCGCATTCTTCCTGACGCCGCCGCACAAACCTCCCTCACGGACTTCCAGTCCTTCTCCGGTGGTGGTGCGCTGGCAACCGCGGAGGCAGTGAACTACTCCTATGAGATCCCGAGCTACCTCAACAACGATTGGGCGCGCGACTGGGGCTCCATTGAAAAGTATGAGCTGCGCACCAACTCCCGCGGCGAGGCCCCGCTCGAGGCAGATATCGACCAAGAAATTATCCAGCGCTCCGGCCTGTGGAAGAACTCCGAGATGAAGATTCGACCAGAGGGATCATAG
- a CDS encoding galactan 5-O-arabinofuranosyltransferase: MTESPTMSSPTIEYDVDRLSRRASLVGIAAAALGGGLVTLIGFFAFKTVSLPAFSTSMVTRALSTAGTALTVLLVGALCAWWIIRPRPRWRTWLTTAVCYISPALLTLTSIGLPLSASRLWLDGVQVDQVFRTQFLTRATEASSYADMNYEGLPTFYPLGWFWMGGRLANLLNMPGWEVYQPWSLISLAMAGCILVPLWQRLTGSLPVATAIALTTTAVTLTIGAEEPYSAVIAMGVPAVAVLCSHAFYRASWFSTAAIAIYLGVSACFYTLYTGVVALTIVSLIALVTGVAERTWAPFVRLVAIAVGSLAIAALAWGPYLYGVLHATAPLESTAQHYLPEEGTQIPAPFLSLSVIGVLSLIGLIYLVMRIDEPEIRAMSTALVGTYLWTLASMVMTLAGSTLLGFRLELIVAVLFATAGILALADVRLMGLPTLYPAGFSEATSKRVTLAFAILMGLGGVYYAQQIPATNVTALDHAYTDTDGYGERADRYTSDSSANYGKIREFIDAQGYEANDTVVLTDEKLFMAYNPYYGFNAFTSNYANPLGEFITRNLQIEEWASESWEQTPKEFSHSLESSPWRGPDVLIFRGNIKEPGDGYKTHLAEDIYPNQPNVRYRAVFFNPEVFEEGWNTQQIGPFIVAARS; this comes from the coding sequence ATGACTGAGTCTCCCACCATGTCGTCTCCCACCATTGAATATGACGTCGACCGCCTATCGCGTCGCGCCAGCCTCGTGGGTATCGCCGCCGCCGCTTTAGGTGGCGGCCTTGTTACGTTGATTGGTTTCTTCGCCTTTAAGACGGTCTCCCTCCCGGCGTTCAGTACGTCGATGGTGACCCGCGCGTTGAGCACGGCGGGAACTGCGCTCACCGTTCTGCTGGTGGGCGCTCTGTGCGCGTGGTGGATTATTAGGCCGCGCCCCCGTTGGCGGACGTGGCTCACCACTGCTGTCTGCTACATTTCGCCCGCGCTGCTCACTCTGACCAGTATCGGCCTGCCTCTGTCGGCCTCCCGCCTGTGGCTCGACGGTGTCCAAGTCGACCAGGTATTCCGCACCCAATTCCTCACCCGCGCCACAGAGGCCAGCTCTTATGCGGACATGAACTACGAGGGCCTGCCTACCTTCTACCCGCTGGGCTGGTTCTGGATGGGTGGGCGGCTCGCCAACCTTCTCAACATGCCGGGCTGGGAGGTCTACCAACCCTGGAGCCTCATCTCCCTGGCCATGGCCGGGTGCATCCTGGTTCCGCTGTGGCAACGGCTTACCGGATCCCTGCCCGTTGCCACCGCCATTGCCTTGACCACCACGGCGGTGACCCTGACCATCGGTGCTGAGGAGCCCTATTCCGCCGTCATCGCCATGGGTGTCCCAGCGGTGGCCGTCCTCTGCTCGCACGCTTTCTATAGGGCTTCCTGGTTCTCCACCGCCGCAATCGCTATCTACTTGGGAGTCTCAGCCTGCTTCTACACGCTCTACACGGGCGTCGTGGCGCTGACCATCGTCAGCCTCATTGCACTCGTCACCGGTGTCGCCGAGCGCACATGGGCTCCCTTCGTGCGCCTTGTTGCCATCGCGGTCGGTTCCCTGGCCATCGCCGCGCTCGCCTGGGGTCCCTACCTCTACGGGGTCCTGCACGCCACTGCCCCGCTGGAATCCACCGCGCAGCACTACCTGCCAGAAGAGGGCACCCAAATCCCGGCGCCTTTCCTTTCTTTGTCCGTCATCGGCGTCCTCAGCCTGATCGGCTTGATCTACCTCGTCATGCGCATCGACGAGCCCGAGATCCGAGCCATGAGCACCGCGCTCGTCGGCACCTACCTGTGGACTTTGGCCTCCATGGTCATGACCCTTGCCGGCAGCACGCTGCTGGGCTTCCGCCTCGAGCTTATCGTCGCGGTGCTTTTCGCCACGGCCGGCATTCTCGCGCTGGCCGACGTCCGCCTCATGGGCCTTCCCACGCTTTATCCGGCAGGATTCTCTGAAGCCACCAGCAAGCGCGTAACCCTGGCCTTTGCCATCCTCATGGGGCTTGGCGGCGTTTACTATGCCCAGCAGATCCCGGCGACAAACGTGACCGCCTTGGATCACGCCTATACCGATACCGACGGCTACGGGGAGCGCGCGGACCGCTACACCAGCGATTCTTCCGCTAACTACGGCAAGATCCGCGAATTCATCGATGCCCAGGGCTACGAAGCCAACGACACGGTTGTCCTGACCGATGAGAAGCTCTTCATGGCCTACAACCCCTACTACGGGTTCAACGCCTTCACCAGTAACTACGCTAACCCGCTGGGAGAGTTCATCACCCGTAACCTGCAGATTGAAGAGTGGGCTTCCGAGTCCTGGGAACAAACTCCGAAGGAATTCTCGCATTCCCTCGAGTCCTCACCGTGGCGCGGCCCAGACGTGCTCATCTTCCGCGGTAACATCAAGGAACCCGGGGATGGCTACAAGACGCATTTGGCAGAAGACATTTACCCCAATCAGCCCAACGTGCGCTACCGCGCGGTGTTCTTCAACCCGGAGGTCTTTGAAGAGGGTTGGAACACGCAACAAATCGGCCCCTTCATCGTGGCGGCGCGATCTTAA
- a CDS encoding decaprenylphospho-beta-D-erythro-pentofuranosid-2-ulose 2-reductase, producing MLNAVGQAQHILLLGGTSEIGLGIVEEFLERGPAKVTLAARADSPRIADARATIESRGGDVEVIDFDATDFEGHGDVVKRAFERGDVDVAIIAFGTLGDQEELWQDQAKAVASAQTNYTAPVSLGVLLGQKFKEQGHGTIVAISSVAGMRVRRSNFVYGASKAGVDGFFINLGEALRGSGANVLVVRPGQVRTKMSAEAGEAPLTVNVSDVAKATVKAVLDGKQSIFVHPLFEYVSLGFKFIPQAIFRKLPF from the coding sequence ATGCTGAATGCAGTAGGCCAAGCACAACACATCCTCCTTCTCGGCGGCACCTCCGAGATCGGCCTGGGCATCGTCGAGGAATTCCTCGAGCGCGGCCCGGCCAAGGTCACTCTGGCGGCACGCGCCGACTCCCCGCGCATCGCGGATGCCCGCGCGACCATCGAGTCCCGCGGTGGCGACGTTGAGGTCATCGACTTCGACGCGACTGACTTCGAGGGCCACGGGGACGTCGTCAAGCGCGCCTTTGAGCGCGGCGACGTCGACGTTGCCATCATCGCCTTCGGCACCCTCGGTGACCAGGAAGAGCTGTGGCAAGACCAGGCCAAGGCGGTCGCCTCCGCCCAGACCAACTACACCGCACCGGTCTCCCTCGGTGTCTTGCTCGGCCAGAAGTTCAAGGAGCAGGGACACGGCACCATCGTGGCGATCTCCTCTGTCGCCGGCATGCGCGTGCGCCGCTCCAACTTTGTCTACGGCGCCTCCAAGGCCGGCGTGGACGGCTTCTTCATCAACCTCGGTGAGGCCCTGCGCGGCTCCGGCGCCAACGTGCTCGTGGTCCGCCCGGGCCAGGTCCGCACCAAGATGTCGGCGGAAGCCGGCGAGGCTCCGCTGACCGTCAACGTCTCCGACGTGGCCAAGGCCACCGTCAAGGCGGTCCTGGATGGCAAGCAGTCCATCTTCGTGCACCCGCTGTTTGAGTACGTATCCTTGGGATTCAAGTTCATCCCGCAGGCAATCTTCCGGAAGCTGCCTTTCTAA